One window of Caldisericum exile AZM16c01 genomic DNA carries:
- the minE gene encoding cell division topological specificity factor MinE: protein MNIFKGGKNASDIAQERLKLILIQDRLSLSSKEFEMLKEDIIKVLSKYFDIEENGIKINLERTKEKSIFEAIVPLIQTKKEK from the coding sequence ATGAATATCTTTAAAGGCGGGAAAAATGCAAGTGATATAGCGCAGGAAAGACTAAAATTGATTCTTATTCAGGACCGCTTATCGCTTTCTTCAAAAGAGTTTGAAATGTTAAAAGAAGATATTATAAAAGTACTCTCTAAGTATTTTGATATTGAAGAAAATGGAATAAAAATAAATTTAGAAAGAACAAAAGAAAAGAGTATATTTGAAGCGATCGTGCCGCTAATTCAAACAAAAAAAGAAAAGTGA
- a CDS encoding FtsW/RodA/SpoVE family cell cycle protein has protein sequence MRKVPYLLIFSVTILTFFSITALYIINFRKFVPKEVIYFLAGFFIFLIVSSVNFRVYKFYAIPLYSAVLVLLIGVLIVGVAINSSRRWISIAGLFTIQPSEFAKISLIIVLAWIYEHKMWNNFQKFVYSALLLIPYAMIVFLQPDMGTSLVFAFIYFFLILAFLHYKYALTLVILALSMIPLLPKILKPYQIERILTFFDPYRDPLGSGYNVLQSIISFSSGRLFGKGISGSTMTKLNFVPVQYADFILSAIGEIWGFIGVVVVLLCYSYILYFTSKAAFSTKNIFGRAIALGVFAMFFFQILINAGMNMGIMPVTGVPLPFLSFGGSSEIVNFLALGLSVSVYNYKDEINL, from the coding sequence GTGAGAAAAGTTCCATATTTATTAATTTTTTCTGTTACAATTTTGACGTTTTTTTCGATAACTGCGCTTTATATTATCAATTTTAGGAAATTTGTGCCAAAAGAAGTTATTTATTTTCTTGCAGGGTTCTTCATTTTTTTAATTGTTTCTTCAGTAAACTTTAGAGTATACAAATTCTATGCAATCCCACTTTATTCAGCAGTTTTAGTGCTTCTTATTGGTGTCCTTATAGTGGGTGTTGCAATAAATAGTTCGAGAAGGTGGATAAGTATTGCAGGGCTTTTTACAATACAACCTTCCGAATTTGCAAAAATTTCTCTCATAATAGTCCTGGCCTGGATTTATGAACATAAAATGTGGAATAACTTTCAAAAATTTGTATATTCTGCATTATTACTTATACCATATGCGATGATTGTATTTTTGCAACCTGATATGGGAACTTCTCTTGTGTTTGCGTTCATTTACTTTTTCTTAATTTTGGCTTTTCTTCACTACAAATATGCATTAACATTGGTTATTTTAGCGCTGTCTATGATTCCGCTGTTACCAAAAATACTCAAACCGTACCAAATTGAAAGGATTTTAACTTTCTTTGATCCATACCGAGATCCATTGGGAAGTGGCTATAATGTTCTACAATCCATAATTTCATTTAGTTCAGGAAGACTTTTTGGAAAAGGAATTTCAGGAAGTACAATGACTAAACTTAACTTTGTTCCTGTGCAATATGCTGATTTTATACTTTCGGCAATTGGAGAAATTTGGGGTTTTATAGGAGTTGTTGTGGTTTTACTATGTTATTCTTACATTTTATACTTTACTTCAAAGGCAGCGTTTTCGACAAAAAATATTTTCGGAAGAGCAATTGCGCTTGGTGTATTTGCAATGTTTTTCTTTCAAATACTCATTAACGCTGGAATGAACATGGGTATTATGCCGGTTACAGGAGTCCCCTTGCCTTTTTTAAGTTTCGGGGGAAGTTCAGAAATTGTGAATTTTCTTGCACTGGGGCTTTCGGTAAGCGTGTATAATTATAAGGATGAAATTAACCTATGA
- a CDS encoding ABC transporter permease yields the protein MKEKRILTQIISQLLIIILLIGVVYAFYKKQINIASYVEDLRVSSLPYYIFRSLIRMFTAYVISLLFAFTYGYLAATSERREALMIPILDILQSVPILGFFPVAIAFFISLFPNSILGVELASIFLIFTSQSWNIAFGVYESIKAIPKDIKEAYEFFDPVCNLKLRRLYIPASVPKIIYNSIVSWSNGWYFLVASEIFAVGEKSFRLPGIGSFILVSATENKIGLVLLGILSLGVTIFFLDMFMWRPLLQWSRKFRYSISPGEEEEREVLDIVIIFWEFVGSIINAIKKPFDKIEFERLNLKNVFRFKVFEIVERIIKYGLLAASVIAVIYIVFYTVKGIYSIALSFKLSYILIVLRSLLFSTLRVLSSYVFAVLWTVPFAIFLYNRKKIANFILPVFQILSSIPAISFFPLLLYFLLPFKFGLELSSIILILTGMQWYIFFLVLGGLKAIPNDLLEVVDSYGVKGNLRLRRLLIPSILPSFLTGTITAMGGAWNALVVAEYIDIKGQPFSVEGIGALLNTSLAQNEKALFTLALVSLVFMVYSINHFVYRPLYDKILDRYRMEA from the coding sequence ATGAAAGAGAAAAGGATACTAACACAAATAATTTCCCAATTGCTTATAATAATACTTCTTATTGGAGTTGTTTATGCCTTTTATAAAAAACAAATTAACATTGCAAGTTATGTCGAAGATTTAAGGGTTTCATCGCTTCCGTATTATATCTTTCGGTCCCTTATAAGAATGTTTACAGCATATGTTATATCTCTTCTATTTGCTTTTACCTATGGATACCTTGCAGCAACAAGTGAAAGAAGAGAAGCCTTAATGATACCAATACTTGATATCCTTCAGTCTGTGCCAATTTTAGGGTTCTTTCCTGTTGCAATTGCTTTCTTTATTTCTCTTTTTCCAAATTCAATTCTTGGTGTTGAACTTGCGTCAATATTTCTTATTTTTACTTCTCAATCGTGGAATATTGCGTTTGGTGTTTACGAAAGCATTAAAGCAATACCAAAGGATATTAAAGAAGCCTATGAATTTTTTGACCCAGTTTGTAATCTTAAACTCAGAAGGCTCTATATACCTGCATCCGTTCCAAAAATCATTTATAATAGCATTGTAAGTTGGTCCAATGGTTGGTATTTTCTCGTTGCATCTGAAATATTTGCTGTGGGAGAAAAATCTTTCAGACTTCCCGGTATTGGAAGTTTTATACTTGTTTCTGCGACTGAAAACAAAATTGGTTTAGTTCTTTTGGGAATTCTTAGCCTTGGTGTAACAATATTTTTCCTTGACATGTTTATGTGGCGACCACTGTTACAGTGGTCAAGGAAATTTAGATACTCGATAAGCCCGGGTGAAGAGGAGGAAAGAGAAGTCCTTGATATTGTAATTATCTTTTGGGAATTCGTTGGCAGTATCATTAACGCAATTAAAAAGCCTTTTGATAAAATCGAATTCGAGCGTCTTAATCTAAAAAACGTTTTCAGATTCAAAGTATTTGAGATTGTAGAGAGAATAATAAAGTATGGTTTGCTTGCGGCTTCTGTAATTGCTGTAATATACATAGTGTTCTATACGGTCAAAGGTATATATAGCATTGCGTTGTCATTTAAGCTCTCCTATATTTTGATTGTTTTGAGATCTCTATTATTTTCAACCTTACGAGTTCTTTCCTCGTATGTGTTTGCTGTATTGTGGACGGTGCCTTTTGCAATTTTTCTCTACAATAGAAAAAAGATAGCAAATTTTATTTTGCCTGTTTTTCAAATACTTTCATCAATCCCTGCTATTTCATTCTTTCCTTTACTTCTTTATTTTCTTTTGCCCTTCAAGTTTGGACTAGAGTTATCTTCAATAATACTAATTCTTACGGGAATGCAGTGGTATATTTTCTTCCTTGTTTTGGGAGGTTTAAAGGCAATACCCAATGATCTTCTTGAAGTAGTTGACTCTTACGGCGTTAAAGGAAATTTAAGACTAAGGAGATTGTTAATTCCTTCGATATTACCTTCATTTCTTACTGGCACGATTACTGCAATGGGTGGTGCCTGGAATGCTTTAGTTGTTGCAGAATACATAGACATAAAAGGACAGCCGTTTTCAGTTGAAGGTATCGGAGCACTTTTAAATACATCTTTGGCTCAGAATGAAAAAGCTCTTTTTACACTTGCTCTTGTGTCACTTGTTTTTATGGTCTACTCAATCAATCATTTTGTTTATAGACCTCTTTATGATAAAATCCTTGATAGGTATAGGATGGAGGCATAA
- a CDS encoding septum site-determining protein MinC, giving the protein MKDIVTLKGINGDVVLKIDPVAPFEDVLDRIRNLIESERNFFSKGFLSIDTQGRELSELEISKLESLFNGINVSFRINEGEKVFGGTFEQSQPSFFVVDHTVRSGQVVRYKGDIVILGNVNPDGVVESESDVYVYGVIKGKVTAGKRVVALGFQQQYLNINGIEVEAKTPEKSRKPYIIEIDTDKKVTIVPLDEREAKPVRRRKNG; this is encoded by the coding sequence ATGAAGGACATTGTGACTCTTAAAGGGATTAATGGCGATGTTGTTTTAAAGATTGACCCGGTAGCACCATTTGAGGATGTGCTTGATAGAATTAGGAACCTTATAGAAAGCGAAAGAAACTTCTTTAGTAAGGGCTTTTTATCAATAGATACTCAAGGAAGAGAGCTAAGTGAATTAGAAATAAGCAAATTGGAAAGTCTTTTTAATGGAATAAACGTTTCGTTTAGAATAAACGAAGGGGAGAAGGTTTTTGGTGGGACTTTCGAACAATCACAGCCATCGTTTTTTGTTGTTGACCATACGGTGCGCTCCGGCCAAGTCGTGCGATATAAAGGTGATATCGTAATTCTTGGAAATGTAAATCCGGATGGGGTTGTCGAGTCAGAATCTGACGTATATGTGTATGGTGTTATAAAGGGAAAAGTTACAGCAGGAAAGCGAGTTGTCGCACTTGGATTTCAACAACAGTATTTGAATATAAATGGTATCGAAGTTGAAGCAAAGACTCCCGAAAAAAGTCGAAAGCCTTATATTATAGAAATAGATACAGATAAAAAAGTTACAATTGTTCCTTTGGATGAAAGAGAAGCAAAACCTGTAAGGAGAAGAAAGAATGGGTAG
- a CDS encoding phospholipase D-like domain-containing protein: MGKEKIDRSIKEKVLGKKAYVYNVIISVLFIVLLFVYYKLIPQQSTPAIQSYSGTVNIFYTPDMGKTSVVDGIKNAKNSIDIEIYTFSDTEILQELVSAKKRGVKIRVILEENPYGGYSANKETKDKLSYYGIETKWDNKAYNYTHSKFMIIDSRTGYIMTLNFTKSAFTKNREFGVIVNDENIVQELIKIFEADWKRSPYNPKGDTPLVVSPENSREKIETLLKSAIGEILIYAEEIQDPSVMDILKKRRAYGADVKIIIADPKNIQGNDVVISELKRYGIDIKYITSPFIHAKIIIVDRKYAFVGSENLSSNSLDNNREVGIILSNPEVIDKLREVFFWDFAK, translated from the coding sequence ATGGGAAAAGAGAAAATTGATAGAAGTATCAAAGAAAAGGTTCTTGGCAAAAAGGCTTATGTCTATAATGTAATTATTTCGGTTTTGTTCATTGTCCTTCTTTTTGTATATTACAAGTTAATCCCGCAGCAAAGTACACCAGCAATTCAATCTTATAGTGGTACTGTCAATATTTTTTACACCCCTGATATGGGAAAAACTTCAGTAGTAGATGGAATAAAAAATGCAAAAAACTCAATCGATATCGAAATTTACACATTCTCAGATACAGAAATTCTCCAAGAACTTGTTAGCGCCAAAAAAAGAGGCGTAAAGATACGGGTTATTCTTGAGGAAAACCCGTATGGTGGATACAGTGCAAACAAAGAAACAAAGGATAAACTTTCTTACTATGGGATAGAAACGAAATGGGATAACAAGGCTTATAACTACACACATTCAAAGTTCATGATTATTGATAGTAGAACTGGCTATATAATGACACTCAATTTTACAAAATCTGCTTTTACTAAAAATAGAGAATTTGGGGTTATTGTAAATGATGAAAATATCGTGCAGGAACTTATTAAAATTTTTGAGGCTGATTGGAAGAGGTCACCATACAATCCAAAAGGAGATACTCCTCTTGTTGTAAGTCCTGAAAATTCAAGAGAAAAGATTGAAACTCTTCTTAAAAGCGCAATAGGTGAAATTCTCATTTATGCAGAGGAAATTCAAGATCCATCGGTTATGGACATATTGAAAAAGCGTAGAGCATATGGTGCAGATGTGAAAATAATTATTGCAGACCCAAAGAATATTCAGGGAAACGATGTGGTAATATCAGAATTAAAAAGATACGGTATTGACATCAAATATATAACGAGCCCATTTATTCATGCAAAGATAATCATTGTTGACAGAAAGTATGCATTTGTGGGATCGGAAAACCTATCTTCAAATTCACTGGACAATAACAGAGAGGTTGGAATTATTCTTTCAAATCCCGAGGTTATAGATAAATTGAGAGAGGTTTTCTTCTGGGACTTTGCAAAATAA
- a CDS encoding TIGR03960 family B12-binding radical SAM protein, with the protein MIKDYELIKFKKPYYYFGNEFNSIHKEGIGLLKVALVYPDTYEVGMSSFGFKILYHLGNELNGVSVERAFAPLRDLEEYLRQKSIPLFSLESRTPLNEFDLIGFSVQTGLDYTNILNILDLSMIPLHADKRNRPIIFMGGTSSYNPEPLSKFMDFFVLGEGENSFIKILEIGKEIKDKEKFLEEVSKIRGVYVPKFFEFEKYNSLIVEKNGKKVVKDAIKDFEHSYFPTKPIVPLGSIIMDKAYVEIFRGCTRGCRFCEAGVVYRPVRERSIEKIEEYSYEVLKNTGYEEITFLSLSTNDYSDMNGLIALIRKLTKDFNVSISLPSLRIDKFTKELGEAILEQKVHSLTFAIEAATPRLRRVINKTISNEEILNVVKTAVSLGFHTLKFYYIVGLPTETMEDVLEIVTLTKEMLKVGEANKAFRKPFEIHLSINPFMPQPNTPFQWAQFESIESLEEKKRVLLKELRIRNVKVDFSDFRMSALEVILDRGDRQISNVIEKAFKLGAKMDSWSEHFNFEIWKRAFEEESVDMNLYLREFKTDEKLPWEHIDSGVSKQFLLKEYKNAINGVITEDCRNGICAGCGINIPLFCPILEKKVSAS; encoded by the coding sequence ATGATTAAGGATTATGAACTTATAAAATTTAAGAAGCCTTATTATTATTTTGGAAATGAATTTAATAGTATCCATAAAGAGGGCATTGGATTACTAAAAGTTGCGCTTGTATATCCCGATACATATGAAGTTGGCATGTCCTCTTTTGGTTTCAAAATTCTGTATCACCTCGGAAATGAGTTAAATGGAGTTTCCGTTGAAAGAGCATTTGCACCTTTGAGAGATCTTGAAGAGTATTTAAGGCAAAAGTCAATACCATTATTTTCTCTTGAATCAAGAACACCGTTGAATGAATTTGATCTTATTGGGTTTTCCGTTCAAACTGGACTTGACTACACGAATATACTTAACATACTTGATTTGTCAATGATTCCTTTACACGCAGACAAAAGAAATCGTCCCATTATTTTTATGGGTGGAACTTCTTCGTATAATCCAGAGCCTCTTTCAAAGTTTATGGACTTTTTTGTTTTAGGAGAGGGAGAAAATTCATTTATAAAAATCCTTGAAATTGGAAAGGAAATAAAAGATAAAGAAAAATTTTTGGAAGAAGTTTCAAAGATAAGAGGCGTTTATGTCCCTAAATTTTTTGAATTCGAAAAGTACAACAGTTTAATAGTTGAGAAAAATGGTAAAAAAGTAGTAAAAGATGCAATAAAAGATTTTGAGCATTCATATTTTCCGACAAAGCCTATTGTTCCACTTGGAAGTATAATAATGGATAAGGCGTATGTTGAAATTTTTAGAGGTTGCACTCGTGGTTGTAGGTTTTGCGAAGCAGGTGTTGTCTATAGGCCTGTACGAGAGAGGAGCATTGAGAAAATAGAAGAATATTCTTATGAAGTATTAAAAAATACAGGTTATGAAGAGATTACGTTCCTGTCTTTGAGCACTAACGATTATTCAGATATGAATGGCTTAATTGCCCTTATTAGGAAACTAACAAAGGATTTTAATGTATCTATATCACTTCCTTCGCTTAGAATTGATAAATTTACCAAGGAACTTGGAGAGGCAATTCTTGAACAAAAAGTTCATAGTCTTACTTTTGCAATTGAGGCTGCAACGCCAAGACTTAGACGAGTAATCAATAAAACGATTTCAAATGAAGAAATTCTTAATGTGGTAAAAACGGCTGTTTCTCTTGGATTTCATACGCTGAAATTTTACTATATCGTTGGCCTTCCCACTGAAACGATGGAGGATGTTCTTGAGATTGTAACATTAACAAAAGAAATGCTTAAAGTTGGCGAAGCAAACAAAGCATTTAGAAAGCCTTTTGAGATTCATTTGAGTATTAATCCGTTTATGCCACAACCAAATACTCCATTCCAATGGGCTCAATTTGAGAGCATTGAATCTCTTGAAGAAAAAAAGAGAGTTCTTTTAAAAGAATTGAGAATAAGGAATGTAAAAGTTGATTTTTCCGATTTTAGGATGAGTGCGCTTGAAGTAATTCTTGATAGGGGTGATAGACAAATTTCAAACGTTATCGAAAAAGCGTTTAAGCTTGGTGCAAAAATGGATTCATGGAGCGAGCATTTCAATTTTGAAATCTGGAAAAGGGCTTTTGAAGAGGAAAGCGTTGATATGAATCTATATTTAAGGGAGTTTAAAACAGATGAAAAACTCCCCTGGGAGCATATAGATTCTGGAGTTTCAAAGCAATTTTTATTGAAAGAATATAAGAATGCAATAAACGGCGTTATAACTGAAGATTGTAGGAATGGCATTTGTGCCGGGTGTGGTATAAATATACCTTTATTTTGCCCAATTCTTGAGAAAAAGGTTTCAGCCTCTTGA
- the minD gene encoding septum site-determining protein MinD: protein MGRSIVVTAGKGGVGKTTVTANLGASLSKLGKSVVVIDMDIGLRNLDVVMGLENRVVYNIMDIVEGRCKINQALVRDKHLENLFLLPASQIHNKDDVDIDRIVDIVTTLEGSFDYILLDSPAGIEKGFESSVAPAKEALVVATPDVSSVRDADRVVGIIESKGIFSISLIVNRYDLALVAKKKMLDFDSIVDILGIDAIGVVPEDKNVIETTNRGEILVNYLPGSPAAKEFGLIARRIEGESIPIKIEEQKGFLGNLFRRGS from the coding sequence ATGGGTAGATCAATTGTGGTAACGGCTGGAAAAGGTGGAGTTGGTAAGACTACAGTAACTGCAAATTTAGGTGCATCCTTGTCGAAACTTGGGAAAAGTGTTGTAGTTATTGACATGGATATTGGGCTTAGGAATCTTGACGTTGTTATGGGACTTGAAAATCGTGTTGTTTATAATATTATGGATATTGTTGAAGGACGTTGTAAGATTAACCAGGCTCTTGTCAGAGATAAACATTTGGAGAATCTTTTCTTACTTCCCGCTTCTCAAATTCACAACAAAGATGACGTGGATATCGATCGAATAGTCGACATTGTTACAACGCTTGAAGGTAGTTTTGATTACATTTTGTTAGACTCTCCAGCAGGCATTGAAAAAGGATTTGAATCTTCTGTTGCACCTGCAAAAGAGGCGCTTGTTGTTGCAACGCCTGATGTTTCTTCTGTAAGAGACGCAGATAGAGTGGTTGGTATTATAGAAAGCAAAGGAATCTTCTCAATAAGTCTTATAGTAAATAGGTATGACCTTGCTTTAGTAGCGAAGAAGAAAATGCTCGACTTTGACAGCATTGTTGATATCTTAGGCATTGATGCAATTGGAGTTGTTCCTGAAGATAAAAATGTTATTGAAACAACAAATAGGGGAGAAATACTTGTGAATTACTTGCCTGGATCTCCTGCAGCAAAGGAATTCGGGTTAATTGCAAGAAGAATTGAAGGTGAATCGATTCCAATAAAAATTGAAGAGCAAAAAGGATTTTTGGGTAATTTATTTAGGAGAGGTTCATGA
- a CDS encoding TIGR04076 family protein has protein sequence MAIYRIKIRVVEVRGTCSANLKVGDEFEINENGQPVPINFCGWAFVSLWPFITPLRYGGRLPWEKDENKTYVSCPDPYNTVVFEIIREKEDEINEENPPAF, from the coding sequence ATGGCCATATACAGGATAAAGATAAGAGTTGTTGAAGTAAGAGGAACATGCTCTGCCAATTTAAAAGTTGGAGATGAGTTTGAAATAAATGAAAACGGCCAACCAGTTCCAATTAATTTCTGTGGCTGGGCCTTTGTTTCCTTGTGGCCTTTTATAACGCCGCTCCGCTATGGTGGAAGGTTACCATGGGAAAAAGACGAAAACAAGACGTATGTTTCTTGTCCGGATCCTTATAATACTGTTGTATTTGAAATTATAAGAGAAAAAGAAGATGAAATAAATGAGGAAAATCCACCCGCTTTTTAG
- the malQ gene encoding 4-alpha-glucanotransferase yields MRGKNIRKSGVLVHITSLPSKFGIGDVGYSAKNFIDLLKNSSQKLMQILPIGPTEPFFDNSPYHSVSAFAINPLFISLEKLKEEGLLESNLSDYEVVESNIVPFGEVIENKFRAFGVAFKNFKESDEFEKFCAENSFWLDDYANFTALKKRFGNKPWQEWPLEFKNRDKVALNLAKDILKDEIRFVKFLQFIAYKQLLEMKAYANENGIEIIGDLPIYVDLDSPDVWANRELFNLNEEGYPIKVAGVPPDYFNENGQLWGNPVYNWDKHKEIGFEWWIRRISHLLKFVDIVRIDHFRGFVAYYAIDAGRENAKVGDWIRVPVYEFFDAIKNHFPSMPFIAEDLGLITEDVVEVIEHYNIPNMRILQFAFDGSPENGYLPHNYKNPTVVYTGTHDHNTTVGWFKYELTEKGKEYLEKYLGKAITIQTINFDLIRLAHSSIAQFSIVPVQDVLGLDERFRVNTPGTSTGNWRFKLKFSDIDEEKFLQLKEITEVYGR; encoded by the coding sequence ATGAGAGGAAAAAATATTCGAAAAAGTGGAGTTTTAGTTCACATTACAAGTTTGCCAAGTAAGTTTGGAATTGGTGATGTTGGATATTCAGCAAAGAATTTTATTGATTTACTTAAAAACTCATCTCAAAAATTAATGCAGATTTTACCGATAGGCCCAACGGAGCCTTTCTTTGACAATTCGCCGTATCACTCAGTATCCGCTTTTGCAATAAATCCGTTGTTTATAAGTCTTGAAAAACTTAAAGAAGAAGGACTTCTTGAAAGCAATCTTTCTGATTACGAAGTTGTGGAATCTAATATTGTTCCCTTTGGAGAAGTTATTGAGAATAAATTCAGGGCCTTTGGTGTTGCGTTCAAAAATTTTAAAGAAAGTGATGAATTTGAGAAATTTTGTGCTGAGAATTCTTTTTGGTTAGATGATTATGCAAATTTCACAGCATTAAAAAAGAGATTTGGAAATAAACCGTGGCAAGAGTGGCCTTTAGAGTTTAAAAATAGAGACAAAGTTGCCTTAAATCTTGCAAAAGATATTTTAAAAGATGAAATTCGTTTTGTTAAATTTTTACAATTTATCGCATACAAACAGCTCTTGGAGATGAAAGCCTATGCAAATGAAAACGGAATTGAAATAATTGGAGATCTTCCAATATACGTTGATCTCGATAGCCCTGATGTGTGGGCAAATAGAGAGTTATTTAACTTAAATGAGGAAGGGTATCCTATAAAAGTTGCAGGAGTTCCGCCGGATTACTTCAATGAAAATGGACAATTATGGGGTAATCCTGTTTATAATTGGGATAAGCATAAAGAAATAGGTTTTGAATGGTGGATAAGAAGAATTTCTCATCTTTTAAAATTTGTAGACATCGTAAGGATTGATCACTTTAGAGGATTTGTTGCATATTACGCAATAGATGCAGGGCGAGAAAATGCAAAAGTTGGCGACTGGATAAGGGTTCCTGTGTATGAATTTTTTGACGCCATTAAAAATCATTTTCCATCGATGCCTTTTATAGCAGAAGATCTTGGACTAATTACAGAGGATGTTGTAGAGGTAATTGAGCACTACAATATTCCAAATATGAGGATTCTTCAATTTGCATTTGATGGATCTCCTGAAAACGGGTATCTTCCACATAATTATAAAAATCCAACGGTTGTGTATACAGGCACACATGATCATAACACAACAGTGGGTTGGTTTAAATATGAACTTACAGAAAAAGGCAAGGAGTATCTTGAAAAATACTTGGGGAAGGCAATAACGATTCAAACAATTAATTTTGATTTAATAAGACTTGCTCACTCTTCTATTGCACAATTTTCAATTGTTCCTGTCCAGGATGTTTTGGGTCTCGATGAACGCTTTAGAGTGAATACTCCAGGCACATCGACGGGAAATTGGCGCTTCAAATTAAAATTTAGCGATATAGATGAGGAAAAATTTTTACAACTAAAGGAAATTACAGAAGTTTACGGACGGTGA